One window from the genome of Poecilia reticulata strain Guanapo linkage group LG9, Guppy_female_1.0+MT, whole genome shotgun sequence encodes:
- the gramd2b gene encoding GRAM domain-containing protein 3 isoform X1 → MTEECVEQQTSQEDVRTSSRGAAKQGRDYHSDDEDMMEEHQKISRMVGESLQAADQEQLEPTGRKKPQLVRSKTLDNSMLTQVQIDPESKIDRKKSHYSQLSKSNCQYHKIFKEISKEEQLRQSYTCALQKDILYQGRMFVSDHWICFHSKVFGKDTKIAVPVMSITNIKKTKTAILLPNALVIATTNDRYVFVSFLSRDNTYKFLTSLCLHLEGRSPCSSPVPSSAPHSFRGQRSPLLTPFPMRDFVDLDGVVRQRQQELEENSSSDSPAPDYDKIAAHLPVPHFLDALKQKGNSSSPEQKHKVKKQHQNQQSGTKKQQNSLRSSSEVVFDSRVMKTVSLNTLLIIYMFLVLVLVLSSCYLAFRIVSLEQKLTALGSISDFTHHESSFLSGSPDVNTELFSELLAINLLKLEKVQKNLQRLLEEAA, encoded by the exons ATGACGGAGGAATGCGTGGAGCAGCAGACGTCTCAGGAGGATGTCAGGACGAGCAGCAGAGGAGCCGCCAAGCAAGGCCGAGATTATCA TTCTGATGATGAAGATATGATGGAGGAGCATCAGAAAATCAGCAGGATGGTGGGAGAATCACTGCAGGCTGCAGATCAGGAGCAACTAGAGCCGACAGGCAGGAAGAAACCGCAGCTGGTCAG GTCAAAAACTTTAGACAACTCCATGCTGACTCAGGTCCAGATCGACCCAGAGTCCAAGATAGACAGGAAGAAGTCCCACTACAGCCAG CTTTCCAAGAGCAACTGTCAGtaccataaaatatttaaggAGATCAGCAAAGAGGAGCAGCTCCGACAGA GTTACACCTGCGCCCTGCAGAAAGACATCCTGTACCAGGGCCGGATGTTCGTCTCCGATCACTGGATCTGCTTCCACTCCAAGGTTTTTGGCAAAGACACCAAg attgcCGTCCCAGTGATGTCCATCACCAACATCAAAAAGACCAAAACCGCCATCCTGCTGCCAAACGCTCTGGTGATCGCCACCACCAACGACAGA TACGTGTTCGTCTCCTTCCTGTCCAGAGACAACACCTACAAGTTCCTGACGTCACTCTGTCTCCACCTAGAG GGCAGGAGTCCGTGCAGCAGCCCGGTTCCTTCCTCAGCTCCACACAgcttcagaggtcagaggtcaccgcTGTTGACCCCCTTTCCTATG AGGGATTTTGTGGACCTGGACGGAGTCGTGAGGCAGAGACAGCAGGAGTTGGAggaaaacagcagctcagactcTCCGGCTCCAGACTACGATAAGATAGCCG CACACCTGCCCGTCCCTCACTTCCTGGACGCCCTGAAGCAAAAAGGGAACTCGTCTTCTCCGGAGCAGAAGCACAAAGTGAagaagcagcatcagaaccagcagagcgGCACCAAGAAGCAGCAGAACTCGCTGCGGTCCA gttCAGAGGTCGTGTTCGACAGCAGAGTCATGAAAACCGTTTCTCTCAACACGCTGCTGATTATCTACATGTTTCT GGTCCTCGTTCTGGTCCTGTCTTCCTGCTATCTGGCCTTCAGGATCGTTTCTCTGGAACAGAAACTGACGGCTCTCGGCTCCATCAGCGATTTCACGCATCATGA AAGCAGTTTCCTTTCTGGGAGTCCTGATGTGAACACGGAGCTCTTCTCTGAACTGCTGGCCATCAACCTGCTGAAGCTggagaag GTCCAGAAGAATCTGCAGAGGCTGCTGGAAGAAGCTGCATGA
- the gramd2b gene encoding GRAM domain-containing protein 3 isoform X2, producing MTEECVEQQTSQEDVRTSSRGAAKQGRDYHSDDEDMMEEHQKISRMVGESLQAADQEQLEPTGRKKPQLVRSKTLDNSMLTQVQIDPESKIDRKKSHYSQLSKSNCQYHKIFKEISKEEQLRQSYTCALQKDILYQGRMFVSDHWICFHSKVFGKDTKIAVPVMSITNIKKTKTAILLPNALVIATTNDRYVFVSFLSRDNTYKFLTSLCLHLEGRSPCSSPVPSSAPHSFRGQRSPLLTPFPMRDFVDLDGVVRQRQQELEENSSSDSPAPDYDKIAAHLPVPHFLDALKQKGNSSSPEQKHKVKKQHQNQQSGTKKQQNSLRSSSEVVFDSRVMKTVSLNTLLIIYMFLVLVLVLSSCYLAFRIVSLEQKLTALGSISDFTHHDFLSGSPDVNTELFSELLAINLLKLEKVQKNLQRLLEEAA from the exons ATGACGGAGGAATGCGTGGAGCAGCAGACGTCTCAGGAGGATGTCAGGACGAGCAGCAGAGGAGCCGCCAAGCAAGGCCGAGATTATCA TTCTGATGATGAAGATATGATGGAGGAGCATCAGAAAATCAGCAGGATGGTGGGAGAATCACTGCAGGCTGCAGATCAGGAGCAACTAGAGCCGACAGGCAGGAAGAAACCGCAGCTGGTCAG GTCAAAAACTTTAGACAACTCCATGCTGACTCAGGTCCAGATCGACCCAGAGTCCAAGATAGACAGGAAGAAGTCCCACTACAGCCAG CTTTCCAAGAGCAACTGTCAGtaccataaaatatttaaggAGATCAGCAAAGAGGAGCAGCTCCGACAGA GTTACACCTGCGCCCTGCAGAAAGACATCCTGTACCAGGGCCGGATGTTCGTCTCCGATCACTGGATCTGCTTCCACTCCAAGGTTTTTGGCAAAGACACCAAg attgcCGTCCCAGTGATGTCCATCACCAACATCAAAAAGACCAAAACCGCCATCCTGCTGCCAAACGCTCTGGTGATCGCCACCACCAACGACAGA TACGTGTTCGTCTCCTTCCTGTCCAGAGACAACACCTACAAGTTCCTGACGTCACTCTGTCTCCACCTAGAG GGCAGGAGTCCGTGCAGCAGCCCGGTTCCTTCCTCAGCTCCACACAgcttcagaggtcagaggtcaccgcTGTTGACCCCCTTTCCTATG AGGGATTTTGTGGACCTGGACGGAGTCGTGAGGCAGAGACAGCAGGAGTTGGAggaaaacagcagctcagactcTCCGGCTCCAGACTACGATAAGATAGCCG CACACCTGCCCGTCCCTCACTTCCTGGACGCCCTGAAGCAAAAAGGGAACTCGTCTTCTCCGGAGCAGAAGCACAAAGTGAagaagcagcatcagaaccagcagagcgGCACCAAGAAGCAGCAGAACTCGCTGCGGTCCA gttCAGAGGTCGTGTTCGACAGCAGAGTCATGAAAACCGTTTCTCTCAACACGCTGCTGATTATCTACATGTTTCT GGTCCTCGTTCTGGTCCTGTCTTCCTGCTATCTGGCCTTCAGGATCGTTTCTCTGGAACAGAAACTGACGGCTCTCGGCTCCATCAGCGATTTCACGCATCATGA TTTCCTTTCTGGGAGTCCTGATGTGAACACGGAGCTCTTCTCTGAACTGCTGGCCATCAACCTGCTGAAGCTggagaag GTCCAGAAGAATCTGCAGAGGCTGCTGGAAGAAGCTGCATGA